A region of the Dickeya chrysanthemi NCPPB 402 genome:
CCACCACGTGCCGGATGTGGCGCGCGATGCGCTGGAGATGTCCGGTGAGGTGACGGTCAGTGCGGTGCAGCACCAGATGGATCAACTGATTCAGCAGGTCGGGCTGTGTCTGGCGCAGTTCCCGCCCAAGTCGCCGCCGCGGCTAATGCAGCCTGACCGATTGGGCGAGCACTGTGGCGAAATACGAGAGCAGTTGCAACTGTTCGAGCGCCTGAGCAGCCTGTTTTTACCGCCTGCCCAGCCGGACGCCGATTACCGTTTTCCGATGGGGGAACTGCCGGAAGAGATGCGCGAGTGCTGCAATCGGCTATGCAAACTGGCGGATAGCCTGCGTGGGCTGGCGGAATACCTGCTGAATGATTTGGCGGAAAAAACCGGTAAACATGATGTGGTCAAGCTGCATCAGGCGATGCTGCGCATTAGCCGGCTGAACGGTTACTGGGAGTCGCAAAGCAAGTTATGGCGGCTGGCGGCGCTGGAGAAATCCTCTAATGCGCCGGTGTCGAAATGGCTGCTGCGGGAACGGCGTGACAACCAGTTGCATCTCTACTTTCACTGCGCGGGTATTCGCGTGTGCGACCAACTGGACCGCTTGCTGTGGCGCAATTTGTCGCATGTGGTGGTCACCTCGGCGACATTGCGTTCGCTCAACAGCTTTTCCCGTCTGAAGGAACTCTCCGGGCTGGATGAAGAGGAAGGCGATACCTTCATCGCGCTGGATTCACCGTTTAATCACCGTGAACAGGGTAAACTGGTGATCCCGCGAATGCGTCATGAACCGCTGATCGCGCAGGAAGCGGAACATCTCGCCGAGATGGCGCGGTTTTTCCGGGCTGAACTACAGCGGGAAGCCCACAAGGGCATGTTGATGTTGTTCGCCAGCCAACGGGCGATGCAGCAGTTTCTGACCGAAGTGCCCGACCTGCGGCTGATGCTGCTGGTGCAAGGCGATCAGCCGCGCTATCGACTGGTAGAGCTGCATCGCCAACGTGTACGGCAGGGGCAAACCAGCGTGCTGATCGGCCTGCAATCCTTCTCTGAAGGACTGGATCTCAAAGGAGCATTGCTGTCGCAGGTGCATATCCATAAGATTGCGTTTCCGCCGATAGACAGCCCGCTTGTCCTCACCGAAGGCGAGTGGCTAAAAAGCCTCAAACGTCACCCGTTTGTGGTGCAGAGCCTGCCGAGCGCGTCGTTTAGTTTGATCCAACAGGTCGGCCGATTGATCCGCAGTCACGACTGTTTCGGTGAAATCGTCATCTACGACCGTCGCTTATTGACCAAAGGCTACGGCGCCCAGTTACTGGCTGCGTTACCGGTATTTCCCATCGAACAGCGTGCGATGCCGGATGAGATGCCGGATGATAAGTAGCTTGCCGTCGGGTTATCAGCCGCATTAACAGTCAGTTATGACGGTTTAGCCGGCGTCGGTTGCGGGAGCGGCAACGGCGATTTCACGCTTCCTCCGCGGCCAATTCATGCTATGTTTCCAATGCGTTGTCTTGCCATGACCGGCACCGTCGGTGCGCCCGGTCGATGAAAATCGTTTAACCGTCGCCTTACCCGTGAGAGCACATTATGGATTACACCCGAATCATTAAAGAGGTTGGTCGTGGCAAAAATCATGCACGCGATCTGAGCCAGGACACGGCGTATCAGCTGTATGGTCACATCCTGAATGATCAGGTGCCGGAGTTGGAGCTGGGCGGGTTGTTGATCGCATTTCGGATTAAAGGCGAGTCCGAAGCCGAAATGCGCGGTTTCTATCAGGCGATGTGCGAGCAAACGCTACACCTGTCTGCGCCGGCCGGCAGAGCGATGCCGGTGGTGATCCCCAGTTATAACGGCGCACGTAAACAAGCTAATCTGACGCCATTGCTCGCGCTGTTGCTGCACCGACTGGGGCTGCCGGTGGTGGTGCATGGCGTCAGCCACGACCCAACCCGCGTGACCAGCGAGGCGATCTTTCGTGAACTGGGCATTGCGCCGGTTAACGATGCACAGACGGCGCAGCAGCGACTCGATCAGGGCGATGTCGTGTTCATGCCGGTGTCGCTGCTCTGCCCTGCTATCGAACGTCAGTTGGATCTACGCTGGCGTATGGGGGTGCGCAATAGCGCGCATACGCTGGCCAAGCTGGCTACGCCCTTTGGGGAAGACGCCGCGTTGCGACTGGCGAGCGTATCGCATCCGGAATATGTCGGCCGGGTCGGCACCTTTTTTCAGGACATCCGCGGCCGCGCGTTATTGATGCACGGCACCGAAGGTGAGGTTTACGCCAACCCGCAGCGCTGCCCGGATATTTATTCCATCCGTGAACAGCGCAACGACCTTTTGCAGGTGCGTCAGGATATCACCGTCGATCGTTCAGCCCTGCCTGCTGATAAAGAGGCGGTGGCGACGGCTCGCTGGACGCAAGCGTGCCTGGCGGGGGAGCAACCGATACCACAGGCGATTCGGCTGCAACTGGCGTGTTGTCTGGTGGGAACCGGTGAGGCAGCCTCCATGGAGCAGGCGGTCTCGGTAATACCAAAGCGATTGGGTTGAACATAACGATTAACAATAAGAGGGAACAACCACATGCAACAGGCCAAGGCGTATTTTGACGCCCTTAACCGCGACTATCTGGCGGTGCATCAAACCAAAGAAGATCTCTTCTGGCAACGTTATATGGGAACCGGCGACGAGACCGTCTCTTCCCGTTTCGCGCAAGCGGAAAGCGTCTGGAAACGTTTTATTTCGCAGTCTTCCCGGCTGGCCGAATTGCGGCAACATATTGCGACGGTGGAGGCGGCACCTGCCGACGAAGCGCGCGACGCCTTGCTGCACGGCTTGCGCGGTTGGTATCGCTTTTTTGACTGTAATGTGATTGAAGACCCGCAGGCACAGGCGCTGATGGATGAGCTGATTGCCGCCGAACACGACCTGTTTTCCCGCCGTAAAACCTACCAGCCGACCCATCTTAATGAGCGGGGCGAGCGGGTTTCCGCGTCGTTGGGCGAGTTGCTGACCAACCAGGCCACCAATGATAACGAGGAATACCGACGCAGCTCGCAGCAGGCGCTGCGTGAGCTGGAACAGTGGCTGGTGACGCACGGATTCCCGGCGCTGGTCAGTTTGCGCAATCGCTTTGCGCGCCAGATGGGCTATCGCAATTACTTTGATTACAAGGTGAACAAAACCGAGCGGATGACGCCGGAGCAATTGTTCGCCATTCTCGATTGCTTCGAGGAACAAACCCGCGAGGCCAATCTGCGTAGCCTGCGTCAGTTGGCGGCGGAAAAGGGCGAGTCGGCGTTACAGCCGTGGAATGTGCGCTATGCCAGTACCGGCGATGTCACCCGTCAGATGGACCCGTATTTCCCGTTTTCCGCCTCGTTGTCTCGCTGGGTCAACAGTTTCAAACGGTTGCATGTCGACTTCAGCGGCGCACAGATGCAGCTCGACCTGCTGGTGCGTAAAGGCAAATATGAAAACGGTTTTATGCACCAGCCGGTGCCGCCGTTTGTCGATCAGGGACGGTGGCTGCCGGCGCGCATCAATTTTACCAGCCTGGCGCAGCCGGATCAGGTCGGCAGCGGCGCTATCGGCATCAACACGTTGTTTCATGAAGGCGGCCACGCCGCGCATTTCGCCAACATTCGCCAGAATGCGCCTTGCTTTGCGCAGGAGTTCCCGCCGACGTCAATGGCCTACGCCGAAACCCAATCGATGTTCTGCGATAGCCTGTTGCAGGATGCCGACTGGCTCAAGCGCTATGCGCATAATTTACAGGGCGAGCCGGTGCCCGATGCCTTAATTCAGGTGGATATCCGTGCACGTCAACCGATGCGGGCCTTCAACGAGCGCCATATTTTGCTGGTGCCGTATTTCGAATGGCAACTGTACTGCATGGATGACGATGCGCGTACGCCAGAGGCGATTTTGCAACTGGCGCGTGATATTGAGCAGCGTATTATCGGCATCAGCGGTAGCCCGCGCCCGACGATGGCGATCCCGCATTTGCTGTCGATGGAGTCGGCCTGTTCGTATCAGGGGTATCTGCTGGCGCAGATGGCGGTAGAGCAAACGCGGCATTTCTTCCTGCAACGCGACGGTTATCTGACGGATAACCCGGCGATTGGTCCGGACCTGACGCGTCACTACTGGCAGCCGGGCAACAGCCTGAGCCACGATGAAACGTTACGCAGCCTGACCGGCGAAGGGTTCAATCCGGACTATCTGGCGCATGAGTGCAACCTGACGGTAGACGAAGCCTGGCAGCAGGCGCAGGCCGCCATTGCCGCGGCGATGGCGCGTCCGCAACCGGCGGCGGATTTCTCGCTCAATGCCCATATCCAGGTGGTGGATGGCGGTATGGTGCTGGCGGACAATCAAGACGGCGATGACGCCATGTGCCAGGCATTCGCCCGTGCCATTGAGGATACCTATCCGCTTCATGCCTGAGTGCGCAACGCCGTGGCGGTGCCGCGGCGTTTACTGTTGGCGTGCTTGCTTTTTGAACCCCATCACTCTTTTGTATCGCTAAACCGGCGCGGCTCTCTCGCGCCGGGGGGAACCCGCGCCTATACTGGTCTGGCGGTATCCGCAATGAAAGTGCCTGTTATTAAAAAAGTTTCACCGAACTGTCATCAGCAACGCTTAGGCTGATGCGGTTTCTTATCTTTGACGATAATCCGTGACAATAAAAAGGACATATCATGCGCTATTCTTACGTGTTTATGGCAGTGGTGTGCTCGCTGACGGCAGCCCAGACGCAGGCTGCATCCCGTAGCGATTCCCAACTGCCGCAAATCAGCGTGCTGCAAACCACCACCGAGGCCAGCAATAGCGCCCCGGTGATTGAAATGCAGCAACAGGTGCAGCAATACCTGCAAAAAGCCTTGCAGGGAACCGCGCCGAAGCTGACTCGCGCAGTACTGGATAAAGCGCCGGATCAGGGTGAGCCGCAGGGCGACATGAAATGGCTGAAAGCGACCGGTTATGTGTTCAACCCGAAAGACCAGCAGCAAGCCAGCGTGAAACTGCTGGAAGGGTTCAGAACGCTGCCCACGGCGGTGTTGGAGAAAAACCTGGCGACGGTGGAACGCATCAATCTGGAGTCGACGTTGGCGTTGCGCCAAAAAGCGCTGATTGATGCGGAAAATACCCGTTATCTGTATGCTCTGGCGGAAGCGCTGGGGCCGAAGCTGGGCAAGGCGTTTCTCGATGTTTATCAAAAAGGTGAGATAGGGAAAGCCGCCGCGCTGATCAAGGCCACCAACGTCAGTACCTCCGCGGCGAAAAACGCGTTTGACTACCCGCGCCCGTTCAGACAACCGGGTAATAGCATTCATCTGGTGCCGGATACCGCCGTTGTCGCAGACAACGTCCGTTACACGGCGTCAGGCGGTTCGTTCCCCAGCGGCCATACCAACGGCGGCTATAACGATGCGTTGTTGCTGGCGCAGATGCTGCCGGAACGCTTTGTGCCGCTTCTCGACCGCGCCGCGACTTACGGCTATTCCCGTCAGGTGTTGGGCGTGCATTTCCCTCTGGATGTCATCGGCGGGCGCATGACGGCGCAGCGCAGCGTGGCGCATTTCCTGAATGACCCGAAATACCGTGTATTGTTCAACGAAGCCAAAACCCAGTTGCGCGCTGCGCTGGAGAAAGCGTGCGGCACCACGCTGGCCGAATGCGCCAAACCGCAGGGTAAAAACGATCCGTACACCGACCCGGCGATGAAGTCGTTCTACCGTTACACCATGACCTACAATTTGCCGATGGCGAAGGTGAAAGCCCAACCGGTCAAGGTGCCGGAAGGTGCGGAAGTTCTGCTGGAAGGGCCGTTGCCGCAGTTAAGCGCTGCCCAGCGCCGGGCGTTGATGGCGAAAACCGCGATTGCCGACGGCTACCCGTTATCTTCCGGCGGGCCGGACGCCAATTTCTGGCAACGCCTGAACCTGCATGATGCGGTGGCAGCGGCGAAGAAATGAAGAAATGAAGAAATGAAGAAATGAAGATGATTCCCCCTGAAAAGGGGGAAATCATGGCAAGTAAAATAGCCTATTGAGAGAGGCTCGAAGAGAGGCGAAGTTCGCGCCTCTCTTTTTTTTTGCGCATACCAAACCGTTTTGCGCATACCAAGCCGCAACCGATGCGATTAACGCGTAATACCGACGTTATCAAAACTGACTTTGCCGTGGCTGTTGTTGTGCGATGAAAGCGCCAGCCCGACATACAGCGTATCGTTCATATTTTGATTGATGGTCTTATTGAGCGTGGTCCAGCTCTGCCCGTCGTTGGACACCTCGGAGATAAAGGCGTTGCCGTCGCGGGTTAGCCGTAACCAGGTGGGTTGACTGCCGTGCTCGGATTTGGCGAACGCTCCGCGGCTGCCGGTGGCGCTGGCTTCTTTGCTGCGCCATTGCGACATCGGGCCGGAAGAGGCGATATAGCCGGTCAGCATGTAAGCGCTGCTCTCGGAGAGGGTGTTGCGCATCATCACGCCGGCTTTGGCGTAAGGATCGCTGTAGCGCAGGTCGATCAGGCGCGCGGTAATACTGCCGTCGCCTTTCAGTTTCTGATAGACGAAATTCACGCTGTCGCCGGCGGCCCACATGTCGCCGTTTTGCGCTTCCAGCGCTATCACGTCCTGGTCTTCGCTGGCTGTACCGGAGGCGGCGGCTTTGCCGATATCCTGTTGTGTCCAGTCGGCGCTGAGCGGGGCGGCGGGCGGAGTGGTGACGGTGACCACGTTGGAGTAGGCGGAGTCTCCGGCCTGATTGTAGGCTTTTACCCGGAACGCATAAGTTGTGCCGGGGGCCAGCGTGCCTACTTCGACGGAAGTCGCGCCCGGCCCCAGCGATTCGGCGCTGGTATAGACCGCACCGGCACCATAGGCGCGGGGTGTGGTGTCATAGGCGCCTTCGCCGAAGGTTCCGGCATAAGAATACTCCACGATAAAGCCACGCTCGTTATCCGAACAGTCGTTCCAGTCCAGTTGCACCACTGAACTTGAGACGACCCCGACCGTCAGGCTATCGGGAGACGACGGTGGTTTATCGTCGCCGGTATACGGATCCAGCGAGACCCCGTCACGCAGTGTGGCGGCGTTGATGCGATGGCGGGTCGCCGCCAGTCGGTTGTTGACGTCGGTCAATGTCAGCGGGGTGATGCTGATGTCGTAATCCACCGTACCTTCGCGCTGCGTTAAGGTCGCGGTGCCGTCCAGATAGAAAATTTCATTGAGCCACAGGCTGGGCATCACTTCGCCGTTGCCGGCGGGTGCGCCGACGGTAAAGGGAACCAGCGGGTTGCCGGTGCTGGTTTGGGTGCCGGCGTTCCAGACGCCGGAGCGACCGGGCGTGCCGTCAAGGCGGTAATCCGGTGCGTAGCGATCGGTTAACGCCACTTTTTTGATGATGCCTTGCGAGGCCGTTACCAGCGGTGCATTTTCCGCCAGCAAGGTGCCGCCGCGGTTAAAATAGTTTAGCTCCCAGTGCATCAGAAAGTAGCCCTGACCGGTGAGCGTCAGGTGCTCGCCGGCGTGTAACAGCAGGTATTTCCCTTCCTTTGCGCCTTTAATCGGCTCGACGTATTTATTGGCTTCGCCGTCATTGTCGCCGACCAGCGTGACGCCGGTTGCCGCCGGCCGCTGGTACAGGCCATTCATCTTTGGATAAGACAGCTCCTGAGAGTCCTTATCGACGGCCATGAGGCTGGCTGAGGCAACCGAGCCAGCGCAGCGCTGTGTGTCGATGGCGGGGTGGGCGTCGTCAGCGAACCCGTATGCGCTGAACAGCAATCCGCCCATCAGGGCGCTGAGTCGGCGTCGGGAAAGGCGAGAACGGGTAGTTTTCATGCGTACATCCTGGTGAACTGATAACGTGTTGATTTAAAGGTGATATTGATAATGACGGGTAACGGCTTCGGGCAGCGTATAGCAATCGGTAAAAAATGCCAAATCTATTGGATTGGTTTCCGGAATGTTCGTATCTCGGTTAATGTCCGTATCCCGGTAAATGTTCGTATCCCGGTTAGTGAGGTTCGGCATAAGGAATCGGGCGGTCAGGGGATCAGCATCGTGTCAACGCCAACGTGGACGGCAGCCCGTTTCAGGGCCGCCGTCAATGTGCTATCAGGATACGTGTTGCAGGAATTCGCGCAGACGATCGCTGGGCGGATTCGAAATCAACGCATCCGGGTGACCGTCTTCGGCAATCCGGCCTTTATCGATGAAGATCAGGCGTGAGGCCACTTTCTGGGCGAAGCCCACCTCGTGGGTCACGATGACCATGGTCATGCCTTCTTCGGCCAGATCTTTCATCACGTTCAGGACTTCGTGACGCAATTCCGGGTCCAGCGCCGAGGTGGGTTCGTCAAACAGCATCAGCTTCGGTTTGACCGCCAGTGCACGGGCGATCGCCACCCGCTGTTGCTGACCGCCGGAAAGCTCGGACGGGTAGTGGTGGGCGCGTTCCGCCAGACCCACTTTGCCCAACAGCTCACGCGCCAGCTTCTCCGCATCGGCTTTGCTGGCGCCGCGTACGCGAATCGGGCCGAAAGCCACGTTTTCCAGCGCCGTCAGGTGCGGGAACAGGTAGAACTGCTGGAACACCATGCCGGCTTCCTGACGAATCAGGCGCTCATCCACTTTCGGATCGTTGACGGTCAGGCCGTCCACCACCAGCTCGCCGCTGGTAATCTCTTCCAGCTTGTTGATGCAACGCAGCAGGGTAGATTTACCGGAGCCGGACGGCCCGATAATCACCACCACTTCGCCCTGATTGATGTTCAGGTTGATGTCGTGCAGCACTTGCGTCTGGCCGTAGTGTTTCGATACGTTTTTAAATTCAATCATATAATTTTCAGTCTTCTTTCCAGCCAGCGTAAAACCATGCTCAATGCCAGCGTGATCACCAGATAGATCACGGCCACCGCACTCCAGATTTCTAACGCGCGGAAGTTACCGGCAATGATTTCCTGCCCCTGACGGGTCAGCTCGGCAACGCCGATGACGATGAACAGCGAGGTGTCTTTGATGCTGATAATCCATTGGTTGCCCAGCGGCGGCAACATGCGGCGCAGTGCCAGCGGCGCGATAACATGACGCAGCGTGTCGCGACGAGACAGCCCCAGCGCCAGGCCGGCTTCGGTAAAACCTTTATGGATAGACAACACCGCGCCGCGGGTAATCTCGGCGATGTAGGCGCCCGAGTTGATCATAATCGTGACCACGGCCGCGCTAAATGGGTCGATACGTACCGATGTCAACAGCATCGGCAGTGCGAAATAGATAAACATCACTTGCACGACGATCGGCGTGCCACGGATGATTTCGATAAATACCAGCGCGATACGGTTGGACAACCAGCCGCCGTAAACGCGGGCGAATCCTGCCAGTACGCCAATGATTAGGCCACCCAACAAACCCAGCACGGAAATCAGCAGGGTCATTTTGGCCCCTTCCAGCAACAGGGGGATAGATGGCCAGATGGCACTCCAGTCAAACTGCATGAACATTCTCCAGCAATATAACGCCGCAATAACACGGTGCCGCACGGCCTCGCCGTCGGCACCGTAAGTCATCGCCAGGTCGTTATTTTTTATTCAACTCATTATTTCGGTTCGGTGCCGAAC
Encoded here:
- the glnP gene encoding glutamine ABC transporter permease GlnP; this encodes MQFDWSAIWPSIPLLLEGAKMTLLISVLGLLGGLIIGVLAGFARVYGGWLSNRIALVFIEIIRGTPIVVQVMFIYFALPMLLTSVRIDPFSAAVVTIMINSGAYIAEITRGAVLSIHKGFTEAGLALGLSRRDTLRHVIAPLALRRMLPPLGNQWIISIKDTSLFIVIGVAELTRQGQEIIAGNFRALEIWSAVAVIYLVITLALSMVLRWLERRLKII
- a CDS encoding acid phosphatase, which gives rise to MRYSYVFMAVVCSLTAAQTQAASRSDSQLPQISVLQTTTEASNSAPVIEMQQQVQQYLQKALQGTAPKLTRAVLDKAPDQGEPQGDMKWLKATGYVFNPKDQQQASVKLLEGFRTLPTAVLEKNLATVERINLESTLALRQKALIDAENTRYLYALAEALGPKLGKAFLDVYQKGEIGKAAALIKATNVSTSAAKNAFDYPRPFRQPGNSIHLVPDTAVVADNVRYTASGGSFPSGHTNGGYNDALLLAQMLPERFVPLLDRAATYGYSRQVLGVHFPLDVIGGRMTAQRSVAHFLNDPKYRVLFNEAKTQLRAALEKACGTTLAECAKPQGKNDPYTDPAMKSFYRYTMTYNLPMAKVKAQPVKVPEGAEVLLEGPLPQLSAAQRRALMAKTAIADGYPLSSGGPDANFWQRLNLHDAVAAAKK
- a CDS encoding M3 family metallopeptidase — its product is MQQAKAYFDALNRDYLAVHQTKEDLFWQRYMGTGDETVSSRFAQAESVWKRFISQSSRLAELRQHIATVEAAPADEARDALLHGLRGWYRFFDCNVIEDPQAQALMDELIAAEHDLFSRRKTYQPTHLNERGERVSASLGELLTNQATNDNEEYRRSSQQALRELEQWLVTHGFPALVSLRNRFARQMGYRNYFDYKVNKTERMTPEQLFAILDCFEEQTREANLRSLRQLAAEKGESALQPWNVRYASTGDVTRQMDPYFPFSASLSRWVNSFKRLHVDFSGAQMQLDLLVRKGKYENGFMHQPVPPFVDQGRWLPARINFTSLAQPDQVGSGAIGINTLFHEGGHAAHFANIRQNAPCFAQEFPPTSMAYAETQSMFCDSLLQDADWLKRYAHNLQGEPVPDALIQVDIRARQPMRAFNERHILLVPYFEWQLYCMDDDARTPEAILQLARDIEQRIIGISGSPRPTMAIPHLLSMESACSYQGYLLAQMAVEQTRHFFLQRDGYLTDNPAIGPDLTRHYWQPGNSLSHDETLRSLTGEGFNPDYLAHECNLTVDEAWQQAQAAIAAAMARPQPAADFSLNAHIQVVDGGMVLADNQDGDDAMCQAFARAIEDTYPLHA
- the glnQ gene encoding glutamine ABC transporter ATP-binding protein GlnQ encodes the protein MIEFKNVSKHYGQTQVLHDINLNINQGEVVVIIGPSGSGKSTLLRCINKLEEITSGELVVDGLTVNDPKVDERLIRQEAGMVFQQFYLFPHLTALENVAFGPIRVRGASKADAEKLARELLGKVGLAERAHHYPSELSGGQQQRVAIARALAVKPKLMLFDEPTSALDPELRHEVLNVMKDLAEEGMTMVIVTHEVGFAQKVASRLIFIDKGRIAEDGHPDALISNPPSDRLREFLQHVS
- a CDS encoding DUF1349 domain-containing protein, giving the protein MKTTRSRLSRRRLSALMGGLLFSAYGFADDAHPAIDTQRCAGSVASASLMAVDKDSQELSYPKMNGLYQRPAATGVTLVGDNDGEANKYVEPIKGAKEGKYLLLHAGEHLTLTGQGYFLMHWELNYFNRGGTLLAENAPLVTASQGIIKKVALTDRYAPDYRLDGTPGRSGVWNAGTQTSTGNPLVPFTVGAPAGNGEVMPSLWLNEIFYLDGTATLTQREGTVDYDISITPLTLTDVNNRLAATRHRINAATLRDGVSLDPYTGDDKPPSSPDSLTVGVVSSSVVQLDWNDCSDNERGFIVEYSYAGTFGEGAYDTTPRAYGAGAVYTSAESLGPGATSVEVGTLAPGTTYAFRVKAYNQAGDSAYSNVVTVTTPPAAPLSADWTQQDIGKAAASGTASEDQDVIALEAQNGDMWAAGDSVNFVYQKLKGDGSITARLIDLRYSDPYAKAGVMMRNTLSESSAYMLTGYIASSGPMSQWRSKEASATGSRGAFAKSEHGSQPTWLRLTRDGNAFISEVSNDGQSWTTLNKTINQNMNDTLYVGLALSSHNNSHGKVSFDNVGITR
- the dinG gene encoding ATP-dependent DNA helicase DinG, with protein sequence MTLTPALKQQIGEWYKALQQQIPDFVSRAPQRQMIAEVAKALAGDYPRHLVIEAPTGVGKTLSYLIPGIAVGRAELKTLVISTANVALQDQIFNKDLPLLRQFIPELKFTAAFGRGRYVCPRNLAAMATDASAQGDLMLFMDDHLPSSREDQTTSARLQQALQSYAWDGLRDHCQESIDNALWQRLSTDKANCLGRNCHYYRECPFFLARREIEDADVVVTNHALVMAAMESDSVLPQAKNMLLVLDEGHHVPDVARDALEMSGEVTVSAVQHQMDQLIQQVGLCLAQFPPKSPPRLMQPDRLGEHCGEIREQLQLFERLSSLFLPPAQPDADYRFPMGELPEEMRECCNRLCKLADSLRGLAEYLLNDLAEKTGKHDVVKLHQAMLRISRLNGYWESQSKLWRLAALEKSSNAPVSKWLLRERRDNQLHLYFHCAGIRVCDQLDRLLWRNLSHVVVTSATLRSLNSFSRLKELSGLDEEEGDTFIALDSPFNHREQGKLVIPRMRHEPLIAQEAEHLAEMARFFRAELQREAHKGMLMLFASQRAMQQFLTEVPDLRLMLLVQGDQPRYRLVELHRQRVRQGQTSVLIGLQSFSEGLDLKGALLSQVHIHKIAFPPIDSPLVLTEGEWLKSLKRHPFVVQSLPSASFSLIQQVGRLIRSHDCFGEIVIYDRRLLTKGYGAQLLAALPVFPIEQRAMPDEMPDDK
- the ybiB gene encoding DNA-binding protein YbiB, encoding MDYTRIIKEVGRGKNHARDLSQDTAYQLYGHILNDQVPELELGGLLIAFRIKGESEAEMRGFYQAMCEQTLHLSAPAGRAMPVVIPSYNGARKQANLTPLLALLLHRLGLPVVVHGVSHDPTRVTSEAIFRELGIAPVNDAQTAQQRLDQGDVVFMPVSLLCPAIERQLDLRWRMGVRNSAHTLAKLATPFGEDAALRLASVSHPEYVGRVGTFFQDIRGRALLMHGTEGEVYANPQRCPDIYSIREQRNDLLQVRQDITVDRSALPADKEAVATARWTQACLAGEQPIPQAIRLQLACCLVGTGEAASMEQAVSVIPKRLG